TGCGTATTTCGTGCGACATATTGGCTAAAAATGCCGATTTTAACCTACTTGATTCTTCAGCAATTATTTTTGCTTTAGCTAGTTTTTTATTGCTTGCTTTTATTTCAGTTAAATGGGCTTTTTCTTTTTGCGCTCTTAGTTTTCTTAAGTGCATATTTATCATTAATACGATAATTATGACAGTAAGAAGCACCAAAACTGTAATTGTTAAAACTACGATTTCTTTATTTTCGCGAACAAAACTGTAGGGAATATTTAATATTTTTGAGTTTTTAGGTAGATCTCTTTTTTTTATCCCAAATCTACTCATTTCCTTGTAATCGAAAATGTATTTATATTCTGCTTTTAGAGGAGGAATATCATCAACCGAGGTTCCGGAAAGAACTTTTTTAGCCATATCGCTAACTTGTTTTCCATGAATTCGGCCAGTTATTAACGATCCACCAATAGCACCTCTGTCTATGTAAAAATCCCATACACAATATATGGGTACTTTACAATATGGTTTTGCTTGCTTAAAACCACTCTCGTAAGTACAGTAATTTCCATTAATATCGCGGTTGTAAACCAAATACAAAACGACCGAATTGGAATCTAATTTCGACATTTTATTTTTAAGATCCTCTATGCTTTTTGGGCGAATAATATCATAACGTAGGGGTTCCGACATTTGTTTGATATCTTTATTTAAAGCATCTAAGAGTGTTTTTCCTGTGGTACTGTAATCGCTAACTACAACAATTTTGGAATAATTAGGGTGAAATTTGTTAATTAGACTTAGGGTAGCACAAAAACTAAAATTTTCGAAAACACCACTGTATCCTTTAGGAGGATCTATAATCGAGTTTAATCCTGAGAAAAGTACAGGAACAGGTCCGAAAATATCATTTCTATTATCTTTTAAAAAATTGTAGGCATTATTATCGGTCGAAATAATTACATCGAATTTAGTATTATGAAATTTTTTTTTATAATGATTCTTCAGGTCAGATAAGTGTGATTCTGAAAAGTATCTTTTTGTATCCATATATTCTATAAATACAGTGTAATCATTATTTGAAAGAAACTCATTTTTAATGCTGTTTACAAGCGAATCGGTCCAGCTTAAGCCATTATGATAGGAGACTAAAACAAGAATGTTTTTGTTTTTTGCAGAATAAGCCGAAAGACCAGTAAATAACAGGAGAGATAAAAGAAAAATACATTGCTTAATTCTCATAGATATTGGCTTTAAGTTTGGATTCCAAGTAATTTAAGAATTATAAATGTTAATTAAAAGGTTTACAACTTTATTCTTTAATTCTGATGAGGAACATTTGTAGTTGTTAATTATCAGGCTAATTGAGTATGTTTTTCCTGAAGAACTTTTCAAATATCCACAGTAACTTCTTACTCCGGTCATAGAGCCCGTTTTGGCTTTCCAATTAAGTTCTATTGAAGTATTTTTACCAAATGATTTTAAGGTGCCCGACTTGCCTGCTATAGGTAGCGATTCGATAAATATTTTTTTATTAGAGCTATTGTACATATAAGCCATAAGCTGATTAAAGAAACTTGCCGAAACAGAATTAAAATGTGATAATCCACTTCCGTCGTACAAACTAATATATTTTGTAGCAGTATTTTTTTTATCCCAATATTCTTTAATTGCTTTTATTCCCGATTTCCAACTGGCTATTCCATTTTGTTTGTGTCCAATTTCAAACAAAATATGATCGGCAAAAAGATTAATGCTTTTTTGATTGGTTTGGAATATAATGTCTTTTAGGGGAGGAGATAAAATAGTGAAGATTTCACGCGTTTTTTCAGTTTTAATTAAGGAATTTTTTACTGA
This genomic interval from uncultured Marinifilum sp. contains the following:
- a CDS encoding ABC transporter substrate binding protein, encoding MRIKQCIFLLSLLLFTGLSAYSAKNKNILVLVSYHNGLSWTDSLVNSIKNEFLSNNDYTVFIEYMDTKRYFSESHLSDLKNHYKKKFHNTKFDVIISTDNNAYNFLKDNRNDIFGPVPVLFSGLNSIIDPPKGYSGVFENFSFCATLSLINKFHPNYSKIVVVSDYSTTGKTLLDALNKDIKQMSEPLRYDIIRPKSIEDLKNKMSKLDSNSVVLYLVYNRDINGNYCTYESGFKQAKPYCKVPIYCVWDFYIDRGAIGGSLITGRIHGKQVSDMAKKVLSGTSVDDIPPLKAEYKYIFDYKEMSRFGIKKRDLPKNSKILNIPYSFVRENKEIVVLTITVLVLLTVIIIVLMINMHLRKLRAQKEKAHLTEIKASNKKLAKAKIIAEESSRLKSAFLANMSHEIRTPMNAILGFTELLSGDNVEDSKRKRFISIIQKNTNSLLRLISDILDISKIETNQLKIIIDAYKISDLFESVKSNYESMLDQNGNKKLDFKISLPETNEIIEISTDIIRLQQVFSNLLENSLKFTNQGEIEIGYMVKGKYLEFFVRDTGIGIEENKQAIIFDRFRQAELDANTRKYGGTGLGLAICKSLIELLGGTIRMKSKLNKGTIFYFTIPI